In Desulfatiglans anilini DSM 4660, a single genomic region encodes these proteins:
- a CDS encoding GldG family protein: protein MAGSARKKRLLRSGGTGAAVAAVLALLVFLSLLSDRYYLRWDLTKSKQNSLSAETINVLKNIREPVQIKAFLVDGRDGTRKVEDLLAAYRYHNRQVDYTVIDPTRNPSEARRYDVTSEKTLILEGYGRSQTVKIPDEQKITNALHRLMESAPCRVYWLGGHGERSFEGKEPEHLMSLADALETENCENTALNLMRGEPPRDADVIIVAAPEKPLFPEEIEWLDAFLADGGRILLLLEPFRDGGLGPFLRRHGIGIGDDIVVDPFSRVMGGDYLMPMVGDYGDHEITKGFDLTSIFPMSRSLDVLDAEETSSGEAVCLAYTSEDSWAETDRAALDEARVEVNATDRKGPLCLAALVETAGPGPNSGEGVSGEAAEKEQAVSENGRLAVFGDCDFASNQFLSVAGNQRFILNTFRYLAGKSDFITVEPRRGRLESLTLSRSQGRIFFLFPVVVLPALVLLAGVWVWMRRRPK from the coding sequence ATGGCGGGATCCGCTCGAAAGAAACGGCTGTTGAGGTCCGGCGGTACAGGCGCCGCCGTCGCGGCCGTGCTAGCGTTGCTGGTTTTCCTGAGCCTTCTTTCCGACAGGTATTATCTCCGTTGGGATCTGACGAAATCGAAACAGAACAGCCTTTCCGCCGAAACGATCAACGTATTGAAAAACATTCGCGAACCGGTGCAGATCAAGGCCTTTCTGGTCGATGGAAGGGACGGGACCCGCAAGGTCGAAGACCTTCTGGCGGCCTACCGCTACCACAATCGGCAGGTGGATTACACGGTGATCGACCCGACCCGGAACCCCTCCGAGGCCCGCCGTTATGATGTCACCAGCGAAAAGACGCTGATCCTGGAGGGGTACGGCCGGAGCCAGACCGTCAAGATCCCGGACGAGCAGAAGATCACCAATGCCCTCCACCGTTTGATGGAGAGTGCTCCGTGCCGTGTTTACTGGCTCGGCGGCCATGGCGAGCGATCCTTCGAAGGGAAGGAACCCGAGCATCTGATGTCCCTTGCAGATGCCCTGGAAACCGAAAACTGCGAGAACACCGCGTTGAATCTCATGCGCGGCGAGCCGCCGCGGGATGCGGATGTGATTATCGTTGCCGCCCCGGAAAAGCCGCTTTTCCCGGAGGAGATCGAATGGCTCGATGCCTTTCTGGCGGATGGGGGGCGGATCCTGCTCCTTCTCGAACCTTTCCGTGACGGGGGTCTGGGGCCCTTCCTGCGCCGCCACGGGATCGGGATCGGTGACGACATCGTGGTGGATCCTTTCAGCCGCGTCATGGGGGGTGACTACCTGATGCCGATGGTCGGTGACTACGGGGATCATGAGATTACCAAAGGATTCGATCTGACTTCGATCTTTCCCATGAGCCGCTCCCTCGACGTGCTCGATGCGGAGGAGACATCTTCGGGAGAGGCGGTTTGCCTGGCTTACACGTCGGAAGATTCCTGGGCGGAGACGGATCGCGCCGCGTTGGACGAGGCCCGCGTGGAGGTGAATGCCACGGACCGGAAGGGCCCCCTTTGTCTGGCGGCCTTGGTCGAGACGGCGGGTCCCGGACCGAATTCGGGTGAAGGCGTTTCCGGGGAGGCGGCGGAAAAAGAGCAGGCGGTTTCGGAGAACGGGAGACTCGCGGTCTTTGGCGACTGCGATTTCGCCTCGAATCAGTTCCTGAGTGTGGCAGGCAATCAGCGGTTCATCCTCAACACGTTTCGCTACCTTGCCGGGAAATCCGATTTCATCACCGTCGAACCAAGGCGCGGGAGGCTCGAATCCCTTACCTTGAGCCGGTCCCAGGGGCGGATCTTCTTCCTCTTTCCCGTGGTGGTCCTGCCCGCGCTTGTTTTGTTGGCGGGCGTCTGGGTCTGGATGCGGAGACGCCCCAAATGA
- a CDS encoding ABC transporter ATP-binding protein: protein MHPDEHPGMIVVEGLSKYYGRIPAVTDVSFHVEPGEIVGLLGPNGAGKTTILRVLTGYMPPTSGRVLVGGRDACLESLAVRKGIGFLPENVPLYSDLSVLQFLRFAASAKGVARDRLAAEIRRVLEISALMGYESRLIRHLSKGLRQRVGLAQALLNDPPLLILDEPTTGLDPSQIVEMREMIRGLGGERTVVLSTHILPEVSQLCRRVIIINKGRIVAEDTPEGLGARLASRRGVRTAIRVDAPEAALNEGLLALDGVLDVHAGSEPGSYEVESEQGREVRAAIARFVVSSGWPLYEMTQRDPSLEEIFVRLVTEEEGGTR from the coding sequence ATGCATCCAGATGAGCACCCCGGCATGATCGTCGTAGAGGGTTTGAGCAAATACTACGGACGGATACCCGCTGTCACGGACGTTTCGTTCCATGTCGAACCGGGCGAGATCGTGGGTCTCCTGGGGCCGAACGGGGCCGGGAAGACAACGATCCTTCGGGTCCTCACCGGCTATATGCCGCCGACGTCGGGCCGCGTGCTCGTCGGAGGCCGGGATGCCTGCCTCGAGTCGCTCGCCGTCCGAAAGGGGATCGGGTTTCTGCCCGAGAACGTTCCGCTTTACAGCGATCTGAGCGTGCTGCAGTTTCTGCGCTTCGCCGCTTCCGCCAAAGGGGTCGCCCGCGACCGGTTGGCCGCCGAGATCCGGCGCGTCCTCGAGATCAGCGCCCTCATGGGGTACGAAAGCCGGTTGATCCGGCATCTGTCGAAGGGTTTGCGGCAGCGTGTGGGGTTGGCACAGGCCCTCCTGAACGATCCGCCGCTGTTGATTCTGGATGAGCCGACGACGGGCCTCGATCCCTCGCAGATCGTCGAGATGCGGGAGATGATCCGCGGGCTCGGAGGTGAGCGCACGGTGGTGCTGAGCACGCACATCCTTCCCGAAGTGAGCCAGCTTTGCCGCCGGGTGATCATCATCAACAAGGGCCGGATCGTCGCAGAGGATACGCCTGAGGGGTTGGGGGCCAGGCTCGCGTCCCGGCGCGGCGTCCGGACGGCCATTCGAGTGGATGCGCCCGAGGCCGCTCTGAACGAGGGGCTTTTGGCCCTGGACGGGGTCCTGGACGTTCATGCGGGCTCCGAACCGGGCTCCTACGAAGTGGAAAGCGAGCAGGGCCGGGAAGTCCGGGCCGCGATCGCCCGCTTTGTCGTCTCCTCCGGCTGGCCGCTTTACGAGATGACCCAGCGCGATCCCAGCCTGGAAGAGATTTTTGTCCGGCTGGTGACGGAAGAAGAGGGGGGGACGCGGTGA
- the trxA gene encoding thioredoxin, giving the protein MSDMLYVTDSTFDDEILKSDIPAMVDFWAEWCGPCKMVAPAIEELAKEYQGKVKIAKMNVDENRQTAPRFGIRNIPTLLFFKNGELVQTVIGAHPKSHIEEELKKLL; this is encoded by the coding sequence ATGTCTGACATGCTTTATGTAACCGACAGCACCTTCGATGACGAGATTTTGAAATCCGACATTCCGGCCATGGTCGATTTCTGGGCGGAATGGTGCGGCCCCTGCAAGATGGTGGCGCCCGCGATCGAAGAATTGGCCAAGGAATACCAGGGCAAGGTCAAGATCGCCAAGATGAATGTGGATGAAAACCGTCAGACGGCTCCCCGTTTCGGCATCCGCAACATCCCGACCCTGCTTTTTTTCAAGAATGGTGAACTGGTGCAGACGGTCATCGGGGCCCACCCCAAAAGCCACATCGAAGAGGAACTGAAAAAACTGCTTTAG
- a CDS encoding outer membrane protein assembly factor BamD, with translation MNIFENGEHRTDQMKTPRCILLWCAALVLMGFLLNGCSLWHWVFPPEKEAEKGPTLLLSDGMDAMDRGYYQEAIDAFQQITDRYPYSREALTAELKLADAYFARRLFEEAFGAYGDFEKLHPNHPDIPYVIYRMGLCHYERMKSVDRDQEYTLKAKEHFERLIRRFPDSPYAQSAKLKVRDCYESLAGHELYVGNFYYKTGRYGAAAGRYEYLIENYPDLGQYHEALTNLSKSREKLADAPPADETAEPVKKKPAWWNLPARIFD, from the coding sequence GTGAACATCTTTGAAAACGGTGAGCATCGAACGGATCAGATGAAAACGCCTCGTTGCATATTGCTGTGGTGTGCCGCCCTCGTTCTGATGGGATTTCTCCTGAACGGTTGCTCGTTGTGGCACTGGGTCTTCCCCCCTGAGAAGGAAGCGGAGAAGGGGCCGACGCTGCTCCTGAGCGACGGCATGGACGCCATGGACAGGGGCTACTATCAGGAGGCCATCGACGCCTTCCAGCAGATCACCGACCGGTACCCATACAGCCGTGAAGCCTTGACTGCCGAACTCAAGCTGGCCGACGCCTATTTCGCCAGGAGGCTTTTCGAGGAAGCCTTCGGCGCTTACGGCGATTTCGAGAAGCTCCACCCGAACCACCCCGACATCCCCTATGTCATCTACCGCATGGGGCTCTGCCACTACGAGCGCATGAAATCCGTCGACCGCGATCAGGAATACACGCTCAAGGCCAAAGAGCATTTCGAGCGGCTGATCAGGCGCTTTCCGGATTCCCCCTACGCCCAGTCAGCGAAACTGAAGGTTCGGGACTGCTACGAATCGCTCGCGGGGCACGAACTCTATGTCGGTAATTTTTATTACAAAACCGGCCGCTACGGCGCCGCCGCCGGCCGGTATGAATATCTCATCGAAAACTACCCCGACCTGGGGCAATACCACGAAGCCCTGACCAACCTGTCAAAAAGCCGGGAGAAACTGGCCGACGCCCCGCCTGCCGATGAAACCGCCGAACCGGTGAAAAAGAAACCCGCCTGGTGGAATCTGCCGGCACGCATCTTCGATTAG
- the alaS gene encoding alanine--tRNA ligase translates to MDFRQIRQAFLDYFKGRGHAIVESSSLIPRDDPTLLFTNAGMVQFKRMFLGEEKRGYTRAATCQKCVRAGGKHNDLDNVGYTARHHTFFEMLGNFSFGDYFKEEAIVWAWELLTQVYGLSEERLYVSVFKDDDEARRIWAEKVGVPAEKIVPLGEKDNFWAMGDTGPCGPCSEIYIDQGPEIGCGRPDCYPGCDCDRFLEIWNLVFTQFDRSPDGSLTPLPRPNIDTGMGLERLAAVIQGASSNYGSDIFKDILGSIGEFSGRRYGEDARQDVAFRVIADHSRAVTFLINDGVMPSNEGRGYVLRRIIRRAVRFGQLLGLQDVFLSRVCSRVIAVMAPDYPDLIRSQAFIEGVVTNEEKRFADTLHYGMRVLEEEIERLRAGGARFVPGDVLFKLYDTYGLSADIVEDVVRDEGFALDMEGYGEAMSRQRTQSQESWKGSGEEAIPEGYRAVLSRGVATPFVGYTELASEAEVAAVLVDGREQEAVSSGVEAELILSRTPFYGQAGGQVGDRGWIESDGARFVVKDTRKYGQDLIVHQGVLESGRIGVGAKVKAVVDETLRRATAANHSATHLLHAALRDVLGDHVKQAGSMVSPERLRFDFSHFTQVSADKLLDVERRVNARVRENHPLETEVMTREEAAHTGAMAIFEERYGERVRVVSVGDDVSKELCGGTHTARTGDIGLFRIVSEAGVAANVRRIEALTGEAALLHDEAESETIRRSSALLKTTPDALLERVERLVREHREKDREIEVLKARLLTRRSDEWLQDVRRIGDVSVLAQKLDADGPKALREAADRIRDKLGSGVILLGAVHEQKVMLICVVTADLQDRFKAGEIVRRLSPIVGGKGGGRPDMAQGGGTHPEKLAEAIEAFYELMSGGDL, encoded by the coding sequence AACGAATGTTTCTGGGAGAGGAAAAGCGGGGCTATACCCGGGCGGCCACGTGCCAGAAATGCGTACGGGCAGGCGGGAAGCACAACGATTTGGACAACGTGGGCTACACGGCCCGCCACCACACCTTCTTCGAGATGCTCGGCAACTTCTCCTTCGGCGACTATTTCAAGGAAGAAGCGATCGTGTGGGCCTGGGAGCTTCTCACGCAGGTCTACGGCCTGTCCGAGGAGCGGCTCTATGTCTCCGTCTTCAAGGATGACGACGAGGCGCGGAGAATCTGGGCTGAGAAGGTCGGCGTCCCGGCGGAGAAGATCGTTCCCCTAGGGGAGAAAGACAATTTCTGGGCCATGGGGGACACGGGGCCCTGCGGACCCTGTTCCGAGATCTATATCGATCAGGGGCCCGAGATCGGATGCGGCCGCCCCGACTGCTACCCCGGCTGCGACTGCGACCGGTTTCTGGAGATCTGGAATCTGGTCTTCACCCAGTTCGATCGCAGCCCGGACGGAAGCCTGACCCCGCTCCCGCGCCCCAACATCGACACAGGGATGGGGCTCGAACGTCTGGCGGCGGTCATCCAGGGGGCTTCTTCCAACTACGGATCGGATATCTTCAAGGATATTTTGGGCTCCATCGGCGAATTTTCCGGAAGGCGCTACGGAGAAGATGCGCGCCAGGATGTTGCCTTCCGCGTGATTGCGGACCATTCGCGCGCGGTCACGTTTCTGATCAATGACGGGGTGATGCCCTCCAACGAGGGGCGCGGATATGTCCTGCGGCGGATCATCCGCCGGGCCGTCCGTTTCGGCCAGTTGCTTGGACTGCAGGATGTGTTCCTCAGTCGGGTGTGCAGCCGGGTGATCGCCGTCATGGCGCCGGATTACCCCGATCTGATCCGTTCGCAGGCCTTCATCGAAGGCGTGGTGACGAACGAGGAAAAGCGTTTTGCGGATACGCTCCACTACGGTATGCGCGTCCTGGAAGAGGAGATCGAGCGTCTGCGCGCCGGAGGGGCCCGCTTCGTTCCGGGCGATGTCCTGTTCAAACTCTACGACACCTATGGGCTCTCAGCCGATATCGTCGAGGACGTCGTACGGGATGAGGGCTTTGCCCTCGATATGGAGGGCTACGGGGAGGCGATGTCGCGGCAGCGGACGCAGTCCCAGGAGTCCTGGAAGGGGAGCGGTGAAGAAGCGATACCCGAGGGCTACCGGGCGGTTCTGTCGCGGGGTGTGGCTACACCCTTCGTAGGGTACACCGAACTCGCGTCTGAGGCTGAGGTGGCGGCGGTTCTGGTAGACGGACGTGAACAGGAGGCTGTTTCGAGTGGTGTCGAGGCCGAATTGATTTTGAGCCGCACACCGTTTTACGGCCAGGCCGGCGGACAGGTGGGTGACCGGGGCTGGATCGAGTCCGACGGGGCGCGGTTCGTGGTAAAGGATACGCGTAAATACGGTCAGGATCTGATCGTGCATCAGGGCGTGCTCGAGAGCGGCCGGATCGGCGTAGGGGCGAAGGTCAAGGCCGTCGTGGACGAAACGCTTCGGCGGGCGACAGCCGCCAACCATTCAGCGACCCACCTCCTGCACGCGGCGCTGCGGGATGTCCTGGGGGACCATGTGAAGCAGGCCGGTTCGATGGTTTCCCCCGAACGGCTGCGTTTCGATTTCAGCCACTTCACGCAGGTGTCGGCCGACAAGCTTCTGGATGTGGAGCGGCGGGTCAATGCCCGCGTCCGCGAGAATCATCCTCTCGAGACCGAGGTCATGACGAGGGAAGAGGCGGCGCATACAGGCGCCATGGCCATTTTCGAAGAGCGTTACGGCGAGCGGGTGCGGGTGGTCAGCGTCGGGGATGATGTGAGCAAGGAATTGTGCGGCGGGACGCACACCGCACGGACGGGTGATATCGGTCTTTTCCGGATCGTGAGCGAAGCGGGCGTGGCGGCCAATGTCCGGCGCATAGAGGCCCTGACCGGAGAGGCGGCGCTTCTGCACGACGAGGCGGAGTCTGAGACGATCCGGCGCTCTTCCGCCCTCCTCAAGACGACGCCGGATGCCCTGCTCGAGAGGGTCGAACGGCTGGTGCGCGAGCATCGCGAGAAAGACCGGGAGATCGAAGTCTTGAAGGCCCGTCTGCTGACCCGCAGGTCGGATGAATGGCTGCAGGATGTCCGTCGGATCGGGGATGTTTCCGTGCTCGCTCAAAAGCTGGATGCCGATGGACCGAAGGCCTTGCGTGAGGCCGCGGACCGGATCAGGGACAAGCTCGGTTCGGGGGTGATTCTTCTCGGCGCCGTGCACGAGCAGAAGGTGATGCTGATCTGCGTGGTGACGGCCGATCTTCAGGACCGCTTCAAGGCCGGGGAAATCGTCCGCCGGCTTTCTCCCATCGTAGGCGGGAAAGGCGGCGGGCGGCCCGACATGGCGCAGGGCGGCGGCACCCATCCGGAGAAGCTCGCCGAGGCGATCGAGGCCTTCTACGAACTGATGAGCGGCGGCGACCTGTGA
- the trxB gene encoding thioredoxin-disulfide reductase, with product MYDLIIIGGGPAGLTAGLYAARARLNTILLEKFAPGGQILTTDWVENYPGFPDGISGFELIDRMKNQAEKFGLNIESQEVTRLDLDGDIKTIHTNKGKLETLAIVLATGAFPQKLGVEGEGLLTGKGVSYCATCDGPFYRDQEVAVIGGGDTAVEEALFLTRFASKVHLIHRRDKLRATQLLQERAMASEKIHIIWDTVCSRITGATGVEGLDLRNVKTGETSLLPVQGAFIFIGYSPNNQLVDGLLKTDDYGFVVTDENMQTSVPGVFAGGDIRSKQLRQVSTAVGEGAAATFAAEKHIEDLKAHRETFG from the coding sequence ATGTATGACCTCATTATCATCGGAGGGGGCCCAGCCGGTTTAACCGCGGGTCTCTATGCCGCCAGGGCCAGGCTCAACACGATCCTCCTGGAAAAATTCGCCCCGGGCGGACAGATCCTGACAACGGATTGGGTGGAGAACTACCCGGGTTTTCCGGACGGCATCTCCGGCTTCGAGCTGATCGATCGGATGAAGAACCAGGCGGAGAAATTCGGCCTGAACATCGAGAGCCAGGAAGTCACCCGTCTGGACCTCGATGGAGACATCAAGACCATCCACACCAATAAAGGAAAGCTGGAAACGCTGGCGATCGTGCTTGCAACCGGCGCCTTCCCCCAGAAACTGGGGGTCGAGGGTGAAGGTCTGCTGACCGGGAAAGGGGTATCCTACTGCGCCACCTGTGACGGCCCCTTCTACCGCGACCAGGAAGTCGCCGTCATCGGAGGCGGAGATACCGCCGTCGAGGAGGCCCTCTTTCTGACGCGCTTCGCGAGCAAGGTCCACCTCATCCACCGCCGCGACAAGCTCAGGGCCACTCAACTCCTGCAGGAGCGTGCCATGGCCTCGGAGAAGATCCACATCATCTGGGATACGGTCTGCTCCCGGATTACCGGGGCGACCGGCGTCGAGGGCCTCGACCTTCGAAATGTAAAGACCGGTGAGACCTCCTTGCTGCCCGTGCAGGGCGCCTTCATCTTCATCGGGTACAGTCCCAACAACCAACTGGTCGATGGGCTTCTCAAAACGGACGACTACGGGTTCGTGGTCACCGACGAAAACATGCAAACCTCTGTTCCCGGTGTTTTCGCGGGCGGAGATATCCGTTCCAAGCAGCTGCGGCAGGTCTCCACAGCTGTCGGAGAAGGGGCCGCCGCCACCTTTGCAGCGGAGAAGCATATCGAAGACCTGAAGGCCCACCGGGAAACCTTCGGGTGA
- a CDS encoding rhodanese-like domain-containing protein — protein sequence MKYALHITVVLLSALLGAFGAAGPVDAQEPKKILSIEAFDMTSTVPDTYLIDVRTRAEYQFVGHPVGAYLFPYQFFTNTFKKSDEEYAYQLSAKNEKFMEQVAKVFKKTDNLLLICRDGERSARAADELLKAGFKNVYNVEDGFEGSLFPFSEDSNRHKYFRQLAKRNKIHGFNHRRHNGWQWWGLPWTYEMDPKYIYPPDLAPAEK from the coding sequence ATGAAATACGCGCTTCACATCACGGTCGTACTGCTTTCGGCGCTCTTGGGCGCCTTCGGCGCCGCCGGACCGGTCGACGCTCAGGAGCCGAAGAAGATCTTGAGCATCGAAGCTTTCGACATGACCAGCACGGTCCCCGACACCTACCTCATCGACGTGCGGACACGGGCCGAGTACCAGTTCGTCGGACACCCCGTGGGGGCTTATCTCTTCCCTTATCAGTTCTTCACGAATACGTTCAAGAAATCGGATGAGGAATACGCCTACCAGCTGAGTGCAAAAAACGAGAAATTCATGGAGCAGGTGGCCAAGGTCTTCAAGAAGACGGACAACCTGCTCCTCATCTGCCGGGACGGTGAGCGCAGCGCCCGGGCGGCGGATGAACTCTTGAAAGCCGGCTTCAAAAACGTCTATAATGTAGAAGACGGCTTCGAAGGGTCGCTTTTTCCGTTTTCCGAAGACAGCAACCGCCACAAATATTTCAGGCAGTTGGCCAAACGCAACAAGATCCATGGGTTCAACCACAGGCGGCACAACGGCTGGCAGTGGTGGGGGTTGCCCTGGACCTATGAGATGGATCCAAAATACATCTATCCGCCCGATCTTGCACCGGCCGAAAAATAA
- a CDS encoding DUF362 domain-containing protein: MSKSPVFFADLRTSVKESLLGKLSRLMETAGLKEAVPKRGLVAVKLHFGELGNTAFIRPLFLRQVVADIKALGACPFLTDSNTLYAGTRSDSVSHLDTAVANGFSYSVVGAPVIIADGLRGATCAEVEIPGELIQRAYIGKEIVEADALISVAHFKGHELSGFGGTIKNLGMGCASRRGKLDQHSDLSPKVKAKKCVGCGACVEHCAHGAPSIGKGKARIDPERCVGCGECILICPNGAIEVQWNADIPIFLKKMVEYTQAVLLGKSGRAFFINFLTNISPACDCYGFSDAPIVQDVGILASRDPVAIDQASVDLVNRQPVSGTACLADKAENAHDKFRCLYPKVDWEAQFVHAERIGLGSRDYELITI, encoded by the coding sequence ATGTCGAAAAGCCCGGTCTTTTTCGCTGACTTGCGGACCTCCGTCAAGGAGAGTCTCCTCGGTAAGTTGAGCCGTCTCATGGAGACGGCAGGACTGAAAGAGGCTGTGCCCAAACGTGGTCTTGTTGCGGTGAAGCTCCATTTTGGTGAACTCGGCAACACGGCCTTCATCCGGCCGCTTTTTCTCCGCCAGGTGGTTGCGGACATCAAGGCCCTGGGTGCCTGCCCCTTTCTGACCGACAGCAACACGCTCTATGCCGGCACACGGAGCGACAGTGTTTCACACCTCGACACGGCTGTAGCGAACGGTTTTTCCTACAGCGTGGTCGGAGCGCCGGTCATCATCGCCGACGGGTTGCGCGGGGCGACGTGCGCCGAGGTCGAGATTCCCGGGGAGCTGATCCAACGGGCCTATATCGGCAAGGAAATCGTCGAAGCGGATGCCCTGATCAGCGTCGCCCATTTCAAGGGGCATGAACTGTCCGGGTTCGGCGGGACCATTAAAAACCTCGGGATGGGGTGCGCCAGCCGAAGAGGCAAACTGGATCAGCACAGCGACCTTTCACCGAAGGTCAAGGCCAAGAAGTGCGTGGGGTGCGGTGCCTGCGTGGAGCACTGCGCCCACGGCGCCCCTTCGATCGGCAAAGGCAAGGCCCGGATCGACCCGGAACGATGCGTCGGCTGCGGGGAGTGCATTCTCATCTGCCCGAACGGGGCGATCGAGGTGCAGTGGAATGCGGACATCCCCATCTTTCTGAAGAAGATGGTCGAGTACACGCAGGCGGTGCTGCTCGGGAAGAGCGGACGGGCCTTCTTCATCAACTTTCTGACGAACATCTCTCCGGCTTGCGACTGCTACGGTTTCAGTGACGCCCCCATCGTCCAGGACGTGGGGATCCTCGCTTCCAGGGATCCGGTTGCCATCGATCAGGCCTCCGTGGATCTCGTCAACCGTCAGCCGGTGTCGGGAACGGCCTGTCTGGCTGATAAGGCGGAAAACGCGCACGACAAATTCCGCTGCCTTTACCCCAAGGTCGATTGGGAGGCTCAGTTCGTGCATGCCGAACGGATAGGGCTCGGCAGCCGCGATTATGAACTGATAACCATCTGA
- a CDS encoding ABC transporter permease subunit: MTRQIGAVMRKELAVTFTSPIFYAVAFIFLLISGYFFYSDVAYFNFLSLQAASNPFIVEGLNPETMVIQPFFGNISIILLLMLPLLTMRLYAEEKKTGTIELLFTYPLSDVATLTGKVLATFAALLALLAAGFPCFLLFSTVSFVDWGMVGAGYLGLLLMGGAFVSLGVFTSSLTENQVVAAALSFGLLLLFWALGWAEPLVGGRAGQFLAHLAIASHLDSFAQGLVDTRDVLYYLCFGFFWLFLTLRSLNSRSWRG; the protein is encoded by the coding sequence GTGACAAGGCAGATTGGCGCCGTTATGCGCAAGGAACTGGCTGTGACGTTCACGTCCCCCATCTTTTACGCCGTCGCCTTCATTTTTCTTTTGATCAGCGGGTATTTCTTCTACTCGGATGTCGCCTATTTCAACTTTCTGAGCCTGCAGGCGGCCAGCAACCCGTTCATCGTCGAGGGGTTGAATCCGGAGACCATGGTGATCCAACCCTTTTTCGGAAACATTTCGATCATCCTGCTCCTGATGCTGCCGCTCCTCACGATGCGTTTGTACGCCGAGGAGAAGAAGACGGGGACGATCGAACTCCTTTTCACCTACCCGCTCAGTGATGTCGCAACGCTGACCGGCAAGGTGCTCGCCACGTTTGCAGCGCTGCTGGCCCTCCTAGCCGCGGGTTTTCCGTGCTTCCTCCTCTTTTCTACCGTAAGTTTCGTGGATTGGGGCATGGTGGGCGCCGGGTATCTCGGCCTGCTCCTGATGGGGGGCGCCTTTGTCTCGTTGGGGGTGTTCACCTCTTCCCTGACGGAAAACCAGGTGGTCGCCGCTGCCTTGAGCTTCGGTCTGCTGCTCCTATTCTGGGCCCTCGGCTGGGCCGAACCTTTGGTCGGCGGACGGGCGGGGCAGTTCCTGGCTCATCTGGCGATTGCCTCGCACCTGGATTCGTTCGCGCAGGGGCTTGTCGATACCCGTGATGTTCTGTACTACCTATGCTTCGGATTCTTCTGGCTTTTTCTGACCTTGCGCAGCCTGAACTCGCGTTCCTGGAGGGGTTGA
- a CDS encoding DUF4340 domain-containing protein: MKLRPVIVYAVLALAAAALYFFDRSRRGAEGEAERQARLVFDTAVEDIDRLTIKRPGETILIAKEACPGKKGCWRILEPVATAADTAAVERVAADLTGLMALRTFKDEKEDLSAFGLDRPDLSILYETGSGFSSGITFGEMSPVREGYYARRTGSREIMLVPRDMREKLDKTLFDVRDRRLFHFDPREVVEADIDGPEVSWRFSRSGDQWRLRDDPDFIPDGRRVDTIVGRFIWAEAASFEGSDLFDAAAFGLDSPRYRVRLSDGRRAETLLVGNPVGGDEGRFYGCMLEGTEIFTVHDWVVAHLPAGKEELRVDSD, from the coding sequence ATGAAACTCAGACCTGTCATCGTCTATGCCGTCCTGGCTCTTGCGGCTGCGGCCCTTTATTTCTTCGACCGCAGCCGCCGAGGAGCCGAGGGGGAGGCTGAGAGGCAGGCGCGGCTCGTCTTCGATACGGCTGTGGAAGATATCGACCGGTTGACGATCAAACGCCCGGGGGAGACGATTCTCATCGCCAAAGAGGCCTGTCCCGGGAAGAAAGGCTGCTGGCGGATCCTCGAACCGGTTGCGACGGCGGCGGATACGGCTGCAGTGGAGCGGGTGGCCGCTGATCTGACAGGGCTCATGGCGCTGAGGACTTTCAAGGACGAGAAAGAGGATCTCTCGGCCTTCGGCCTCGATCGGCCCGATCTGAGCATTCTCTATGAGACGGGCTCCGGGTTCTCCAGCGGGATCACGTTCGGTGAAATGAGCCCGGTCCGGGAGGGGTATTACGCCCGCCGAACCGGAAGCCGGGAGATTATGCTCGTGCCGCGGGACATGCGTGAGAAACTGGACAAGACCCTTTTCGACGTGCGGGACAGGCGCCTGTTCCACTTCGATCCGCGGGAGGTCGTCGAGGCGGATATTGACGGCCCGGAGGTCAGCTGGCGTTTCAGTCGCAGCGGAGACCAGTGGAGGCTTCGGGATGACCCTGATTTCATCCCGGACGGCCGCCGGGTGGACACGATCGTAGGTCGTTTCATTTGGGCGGAGGCGGCTTCCTTCGAAGGATCGGACCTCTTCGACGCTGCGGCTTTCGGGTTGGATTCCCCTCGATACCGCGTACGGCTCTCCGACGGCCGGCGTGCCGAGACGCTGCTGGTCGGCAATCCCGTGGGCGGTGACGAGGGGCGCTTTTACGGATGCATGCTGGAGGGCACCGAGATCTTTACGGTGCATGACTGGGTGGTCGCGCATCTGCCCGCCGGCAAAGAGGAACTGCGGGTGGACTCTGACTAG